TATCTTATCGCTGTCAATTAACATTCCGAAGCTCAGAGACTTCGGTGTTTTGAGCTTAACGTTTTGTTCGTTTTACGCTCAAATCGAAGTACTAATCTACATGATGCCTACATTTTCACGCAAGCGACTTTCTTACGCACACCCTCTTTTTTTTCTATCTCTCTCATTTTCTGTCTATTCTGCGCCTTATTTCCTGTTTTAGCGGCACTGAAAAGGCAGAGCCCTTCTGCTCAAAACAGCGGTTTCCTTATCTTTAAGCCAATTCTTGCAACCAAATCCGCCACTCCATAAAGTGAGGTTGACACAAGTAATCTAACGAGGAGCTTTATGCAGAACATATTGAAGCAATTTATCTTGGGCGCAGCCCTATTCGCGGCTGGAGTGCTTTCATCGGAAGAAACGATAGCAGACAAGTCTACGGGAAAAACCTTCCCTGTGAATGTCTCTTTCTCTCATGGTGGAAAAGAGTGGAACCTGAACGCCACAGGCGTCTCCACGAGAACCAAGTTTTTTGTGAAAGTCTACAGCGTTGCCAGCTACATCCAAGAGGGCGCCGACTTAAACAAGAACAACGTCTTCAACCAGGCGCTCAATGACAATTTAGCCAAGCAGTTGACTCAGATCTGGGTCCGCGATGTCGATTCCAAGACAATCAAAGACGGTTATCAGGACACATTCAAGAAAGTGTTCTCCCAGGCTCAGCAGCAGGCACTGCAATCCCAAGAGGAACAGTTTTTGGGCTTCTTCAATGAAAATGCCAGTGTTAACGATAAGCACGTTCTGCGCTGGATCCCCGGAGGCATCATTGAAGTTGAGATCAATGGGGTAAAAAAAGGCGAAGTGCAAAGTCCTGAGTTTGCAAGGGCTGTCTGGAGCATTTGGCTTGGACCGAAGAGTGTAGTTAATAGAGCTCAGCTCGTCTCCCGAGTCGGCGGCTAAACACTTTCTCGCACCGTTGCCCGGGGGCATCCCCGGGCATCTAAACACTCCCCTGCTACAACTCTTTTCACCCCCGTCAAAATCAAACACCCACCCCGAGGATCTCCTTGGACTTCAAAGTAATCAGCGACTCACGATGCCTAAAGCATGAGACCCCCCTCTATCACCCCGAAAGTAAGCAGCGCTTTCTTACCGTCGAAAGAGCGCTCAGGGAAAAGGGCCTGCTCAACATCTCCGATCTTCCAACTCCCCGACTGGCAGCAATGGAAGACCTGCTGCTTTGCCACAGCCCACAGTACATCACAACACTGACCCACGAAATAGAGCGTTTGCGCGAGGGAGAGATCAATCTCCTTTCCACCGGAGACGTCTGGATAAGCCCCTTCAGCTTTCTTGCCGCAAAGGCTGCCGCCGGCTCTATGCTGGCCGCCGCCGACCATATCATGGGGGGTTACTGCCGCAAGGTGTTTGTCAACGCCCGCCCTCCTGGCCACCACGCCACTTCCGATGCCGGTATGGGATTTTGTCTAATCAACAACGTCGCGGTCGCCGCAGCGCACCTGCTCTACCGCCACCACCTGCAACGCCTGCTCGTTATTGACTGGGATGTTCATCACGGAAACGGCACACAAGATATCTTTTACAGAGATCCCAGGGTCTTTTACTTCAGCACCCATCAAGAGGGAATCTATCCCGGCACAGGGCTAGCCAGCGAACAGGGAGAGGGAGAGGGCGCCGGAACGACAATGAACAGGCCGGTCGCGGCCGGAAATGGGGCGTTTGCTAAGATTCAGTCCGCGTTTCAAGACTTGGAAGAGGCAATGGAAAAATATCAGCCTCAGTTTGTTTTGATATCCGCCGGCTTTGATGCCCATGAATTGGATCCCCTGGGGGGACTAAAACTCAAAACGGAAGACTTTGGCTGGATGACTACGAGAGCTTGCCTCTTAGCGAAGCGCTACGCCGAAGGAAGGATAATTTCTGTTCTTGAAGGGGGATATAGCCTCGATGGGTTATATTCTTCCATCAATATCCATCTTGAGGGGCTGATTTAATCAGCAACCCAAAAGAAAAGCTTTTGAAATGGTTGCCTAAGGGCAACCACCCAATTTTATTGCTCTTCCAGACGGATAACATTCTGAATCATCTCTCCCATCACCCACTCTTCAAACCTAATTAAGGCCAGCTCCAGCTTATACTGCTGCGCAGCCTTGGGTGAATTGGCAAGAATAGATTGCACGCGTTGACTTAGCTTGATGTCATCACAGCCCATAGTTCCTTTCTGGCACTCTTTAAGAAACAGGAAATCCTCTTTGAGATTGTAGTCCTCATCAAAGATCTCCTCTCCGGGAAGAAAACTATATTTGATCTGGTTGCGCGCCAGCCTTTTCAATTGGTCATACGACAGCTTATAGCGGGTTGCGGCAATTTTATATTCGTTGCCAAGAGAGCTGCCATTAACCCCCGCATCATCGGTATTGATTGTAACGGGAATCCCTTCATTCAAAAACTTTTTGAATGGGTGGCTTCCATTGACGACCTTTAGCGTCTTTTCATTGCTGGAAAAACAAGTTTCGACACAGATCTTTTTACTCTTCAAAAGAGCAAGAAGCTCGAACATGTTTTTGTCCTGGGATATGCAAACGGCATGTCCGATACGACTCGGATTTCCCAGTTTGATCGCCTTCCTGATCGCCCCTCTCATCGCCTGCTTCGGCACCAGTGCCTCTGTCAGTTCTCCCGCATGCAAGCTTAAGCGGACATCAGGCATTCGGTGCTGAAAGTAACGGATCATTTTCAGCTGCGCATCTCTGTTAGTCAGCGCATTCTCATGATGCTCCCGGCCCGAGATTACAATGCCGACAATCCGGGGATTTGGTCTTTCACGCTCTATCTGAACCAGTCTGAATGCGACGGCCAGATCCGCAAAGAAACTGGGCAAAGGCAATTCGCGGTTCACATCCACATTCAATTTAACAACAGTGGGATTGTTAAGGGAAAACAGCGAATCTTTGAAGCCATACTTGTGCAACTCCCTCGGGATGGCATCCGCTTCATCCAGGTAGAGAACATACTGTCTTGCCACAATATCAATGTACGTAAGAAGAATTTGCAGCTTATCGTCTAAAATCAGCTTTAACTCAACATCCTGTTCATCATCCTTGATCGGCAGTAATTTGTTATCAAAACGCTCTGCGGTAGGAAAGCTGTTCAAGTAAAGTGTCTTGCGGCAAAGCGTTTCGACCGGAATTTTTTCAGAGGATTGCGCGCATAACAAGTCGAGTCCTTCGGTTTGAGCGGGCGACGACAACTCAAAACGGCCCAGAATCGTATCCTCGTCCCATCGGCCCTGGCTTTGGGGCGGTTCTTTCAGAAGATCGAGGTCAAACTCAAAGCCCTTGCTCGTCTCAAGGTAAAATGTTTTCTGTTCATAGGCATCTTTAAGAAGCGGTGCCAGCAGCTGTGTCAGCTTCAGATATTTTTCTATGCTCTCAAATACTGGAAATGTTTCAAAAAAATGATGGTGGGTCAAACCGGTTTCTACTGTCTGTCCACGAGTCGTCGCTTTTTGATAATATTTAGTCTGCAAGGAGAAATTGGACATAATCTCGGCCGCGGTCAAGACACCGCTCGACGATGCGTCCCATTTATCTCTCTTTCTGAAAATGAATGTCTCGGGATCGCATACCAGATCCAGCGATACCGCGTAGCGCAAATAGGTGTTGGCATCAAGTGAACCGGTAAGATGGCAGTGTGTATCTCCGCCCTTGGGGAACACGCTTAGAAACTGAGTCAGATAGTGCTCGTCCACCATTATTTCCGTCAGAAACTGACCGACACCAAGTTCCCTGCTGGCCTGAGCGATGTGGCTAATTTGGGACAAAACTCTAGTGTCTATTGCCTGATCATCCCTTGCTTTGCCGTGCATTCCTTCCTTAGGACTTCCACTAGAGCCTCCCCGGGATATCACATAACAAATCGTGACAGGATCTTCGGCATCGTCGTCGCTCGATTCGGCAGAGATTCTTCCTACCAGCGAAACACTTTCATCACCAACGCGTGGGACATAGCAACCTATTCGATTTGTAAATTGACTTAGGGGCGAGGTACTGTGCGTGCTGTTGCCTGGCTGTGAGTAAACACCGCCTGTTCGCGTGATGCTAATGGGCGGCGTCCCTAAGGAGCTGGAAGTACCCTCCCCGGACGAGTTGTACCCTGGAAGAGGTCTTATCTCTAGCGATTGATGCAAAGGAGACTTTCCTTCCGACGAAAGAAAAGAGGTTTTTTCTGGAGACGACATACCCGGCTACCTGATATTAAAGTAATAAGTATATAGTTTACTAATTGATTCTTTGGTTCTTAGGGTCTAGTATTCACACTCTTGCCCAGACTGTCAATACTCGAATTGGAATCGGAGGAAAGGCCTTTGAGCGTCTCACGGGGAGCTCACCATTTGACGCTTATATCCTAAATTTCCAGTTTACCCCTTAATTCAGGGAACAGTATAAGCCACAAAGCGATTTAATGTAACGTACTTTATATCAAAACAATTGCTATTAAGTATATTATAAAAGATGATTAAAACTTTTTGAAATTCATTGAGCTTTGCGATGACACATCTGAGATGTGTCTTAGCATTTAGTTTTCGCCACCCTCAAAGCCAACACAAAATTTTGAGTAGTTTTCGGTATATTTAAGAACAAAAAAAAACAGCCCCCAATCGGGGGCTGTCACAGGCTTGTACTTTTGACTGAAGTAAAAGCTTTAAGCGCCGCGCGCAAGCATCGCTAGCAACAGAAGCGCAACGATGTTGGCGATCTTGATCATAGGATTGATCGCAGGGCCGGCCGTATCCTTATAAGGATCGCCCACCGTATCTCCGGTAACGGCGGCCTTATGCGCCTCAGACCCTTTGCCTCCATGGTATCCCTCTTCAATACGCTTTTTAGCGTTATCCCAGGCACCACCGCCGGAAGTCATCGACAGTCCTACAAACAGACCTGTTACGACGATTCCAAGAAGCATTGAACCCAAGGTAGCAAACGCCTCGGATCTTCCCGCCACATAATCGATCACAAAAAAGACCACTACAGGGGCAAGAACAGGGAGAAGTGAAGGAGCGATCATCTCTTTGATCGCCGACTTAGTCAATAGGTCAACCGCTCTGCCATAGTCGGGCTTTGCAGTCCCTTCCATCAGCCCTTTAATCTCTCTGAACTGACGTCTTACTTCAACCACCACAGAACCAGCAGCTCTGCCGACAGCCATCATGCTTAACGCTCCGAACAGGTAAGGCAGTAAGCCACCGATGAAGAGACCTACCACTACATAGGGGTTCTGCAGCTCAAACTGCGTCACAACCTTGGGGAAATAGTGCTGGAGGTCCTCTAAAAACGCAGAGAAAAGGACCAAGGCAGCAAGTCCCGCCGAGGCGATCGCATAACCTTTTGTCACCGCTTTTGTTGTGTTGCCCACTGCATCGAGCAGGTCGGTTGTTTCCCGTACCTCTTTCGGCAGGTGCGCCATTTCAGCAATGCCGCCTGCGTTATCGGTCACAGGACCGTAAGCGTCGAGCGCTACGATCATCCCTGCCAGTGCAAGCATTGTGGTCGCCGCCACGGCAACGCCATAGAGGTGGCCGTTGGCATACGACACCAAGATCGCTCCGCAAACGACAAGCACAGGAAGAGCTGTCGCTTCCATCGAAACCGCGATACCTTGGATAATATTAGTACCGTGGCCTGTTGTGGAGGCATCGGCAATACTCTTGACGGGTCTATACTTGCCTAAGGTGTAGTACTCCGTAATTTTCATGATCAGACCGGTTACCACAAGACCTGTCAAGGCACAGTAGAAAATATTCAAACCGGTGAATGTTGTCCCTTCAATAACAAAAGTGGTGTTGAATCCAATCATGGCATTGGTAACAAATCCAATTCCGAAAGCAGAAAAGACGGCTGTCGCGAACGAACCTTGGTACAAAGCAGCCATGATGTCTCTTGTTCTTCCCAACTTGACAAAGTAAGTACCAAATATAGAGGCTAATGTACAAATGCCGCCAATTGCCAAAGGATAGAACATCATCGTATCCATCAGGGGGGCGAGATCTCCTACGAACAGCACGCCTGCCAACAGCATCGTACCAACGATGGTCACAACATAGGTTTCAAAGAGGTCTGCCGCCATACCTGCGCAGTCTCCAACGTTGTCGCCTACGTTATCGGCGATTACCGCTGCGTTTCTTGGGTCATCTTCCGGGATGCCGGCTTCGATCTTACCCACAAGGTCCGCTCCAACGTCAGCGCCCTTAGTGAAAATCCCGCCGCCCAGTCTTGCAAAAATCGAGATCAAAGATGCGCCAAATCCAAGTGCCACGAGAGGCTCGAGAAGCGCGCGGTCGGCGTAACCCGACATTTTCAGATAGAGGTAATAGACTGTTAAGCCAATCAGGCCAAGACCGACAACCAACATTCCTGTGATTGCACCTGACTTGAAGGCTACATCAAGAGCCGGCTCCAAGCCGCCCTTGGCAGCTTCGGTCGTCCTGACGTTTGCCCTGACGGAAATATACATTCCCACATAGCCCGCTACTCCGGAAAGAACCGCTCCAATTAAAAAGCCGATACTTACAGACCAGCCGAGCACCCATGTCAAAAGGGCAAATATAGCGATACCAACTATCGTAATAACCTGGTATTGCCGGTTCAAATAAGCGCTGGCTCCTTCCTGGATTGCGGACGCAATTTTCTGCATCTCCGCTGTGCCTGCGCTAAGAGACAGGATAGAGCGGATCATGTAAATCCCATAGCCGATAGCTAAGAGTCCGCTCCCTATCACAAGAGCAAAGGATAAATTCATATTCTCCTCTTTATTCGTTTTGTTTTTTTGAAATTGATCACTGTCTTTAAAGATTTTCCACGATTTGAGATTGAGTTCATTTCGGTATAAGCAATACAGCTTAAAAAAGAAAAAATTTTCACTTTTTGTGGTAAAATGAACGCGCGAGAGGAAATTGCCTTATTTCAGAAGGCCCTAATTGAAAGAGGATAACGGTCAATGTATCACACCGAACGTGCTTCAAAATTTGGTCTTTGGCAACGAGAAAGCTCCCCAAAATGGAAGGACTGTAAGTCTCCTAATAGTAAAAGCTTGAGACGACTTGCATTCTTTCAATCTAGGGGCCTTTCTCAAAGCTCGCACGCCAATTATCGAGACGCTTTCGGTGCTAATTGATACTATGACCTTTGCTCTCTCTCTATCACAGCAACTTTCACGCAGGCGAAAAACCACTTATTGAGTTCATTTCACTACGAGAGACCATCCGCAAACAGATTTCGTCTGATTTCAGCCTACGGGCAGTCTGCAAAGTCAAGAGGATGCCATAACCTTACATTTATGAGGAGTCAAAATTGGAATGTAAACCCGGAGGCCATCAACCGCTTTAGCCTCCCATCTTTATTGTAAAAAACTTTTCGATCACTGATCGATCTGCATCCCAATTTTCATTTTGGCAAGCGTCTGATCGACCACTGCTTGTGTGACCTTAACGAAGACTCTCTCCCCCTCACTTTCGCTCAAGTTGCCAATTGCCCCATCCATGTCGTCCATCACCTTCTCCAAGGTAGGAAGATGATATTCCATATCCAGAAAGAGACCCAGACCCTCCCTCTCTTTATGGGAGGAAGGCCCCTGCTCTACCGCCGATATCGTTTCATGAAGAGAACTAAACAGAGCGCGGCGGGTCGCAGCTACCTTTTTATAGTTTTTCAACATCTCCCCAATCCGACGATTCTCGCTCTCTTCCCTGCTCGCATCCCGAATTTCACGCCCCTGTCCCTTCCGCTTCGGCTTGACGGATTGGATACTTTCAGTGGCATGAAGCCTTACCGCCTCTACCTCCGCATGCAGATCGCTGAGTTTTTTAGTTTTCCAACTCTCCTCAAACACCTTTGCCACTGAAGATATACAGAGGTCGAGAACCGACAAAGCGAAAGCCGGTTGCCCCTTCTTCTTAAAATCTTCATCCTCTTCTATTTTTGTCAGCAGGTACTCGAGCACCTCTGTTTCGGCAAAAACATGGGAGGAAGAGGCTTGCTGTCTTTTGAGAAGGATCTGTAAAAGGGCTTCACGTTCGATCGATTTGATCTCCATCAAATTAAACCTTCGTAAAAAGGCAGGGTCTCCCTTTGGTTTATCCGCCTCGGCTTCAGCTCCTCCCCCAGCAATATGCTCTTTGAACTCATGGTCCGTAGTCGCTGCAACGCACATCAGATCAGGTCTATCAAGCAACGGCTTTAAAAAATCAGACAGGGAGCTTTTGTTTTTCAGTGCGACATGCACCTCGTCAAAAAACAGGATCACTTGGTCGAGCCTTCTGATCCGGTTGAGAAGAACCTTCATCTGATCGGCGTAACCGAAAAATCCTCCCGATACCAAGCTTGCCGTGTTGACCAAAAACACTTTCCTGCCTTTGAGCGAATCGGGCACATCACCGCGCGCGATCCTTCGGGCAACCCCTTTAACAATCTCTGTTTTACCCACCCCCGATTTTCCAACCAGCAAGACATGATTCTTCTGCTTACACTCCTTGTTATCGAGCATGTGGATCATTTCATCGATTTCCGCCTCTCGCCCGATGACTTGACCTATACGCCCCTGTAGAGCATCCAGTGTCAAGTTCGATTCGCAATGCGGCAAAGTATCGGGACACGGCCTTAGAAAACGGATATATATCGTCATCAGCACCATTAAAACAGCGACCACACCGGCTGTGATGGCATAAACTTCAAGGCCCGCTGCGGGAAGGAATAATTTGATCAGAACCGAAATCACCGCCGGTATCATGAAAAATTTGTAGTAGATATCGAGCATCGCCTGAGCTTCCCATGCCGACTGAGGATCTTTACCGACATCGAAAAGAGTAAAGGCGATGAGGAAGATATCGATGATGTTGGTCAAAAAGCTGACAAAGGCCTTCCAGATTTTCGTGATCTCCCACGACTGATCTTTAAATTCCACTTCACTTTCGACCAACTTAAGTTTGCAGTCAGCAAGATAATCTGCAACATCTTGCAAGCCCTCATATTTATCCTGTATGATAGCTTTTACCGCTTCTAAATCGAGGCAGTCAGAAACCCATTTGGGCGCGCCCTCCCCTCCCCTTTCTGCACTCACCAGCCAAGCGGCCATCAAAAACAGATCCAGCGAGCCTGGTTTTAGCTTGGCAAGCTCTTCTTTTAACAGCTCTTTGCATTCTCTATCCGGCTCCTGTTGCAGCAGATTTTGCAGCAACTCTTTTAGATTCGAAAGGTCTATCGACTCGCTGCTTTCGTCCAAACTTCTTAACGCCCTAAAGAAGTTCTCCCAATCGGACTTATCGATCGTTTCCTGACGAAAGGAAGAAGCCTGAAAAGGAACGAAAAGACGATCCGCGGTGCTAATTTGTGCAGTGGACATAATAGGTTGATCCTAAAGTTAGCGGTTAAAGAAGCAGGTCAAAGGGCCGTAGCAAGTCCTGCCCGGCCAAGACACGAAAATGCAGAGCGAAAAACTCCATAAAACAGAGACAGAAAATCATATCTAAAGCACGGAAACCAAGAAAGGAATATCTCTCTGGATTTGTTTCAAATTTTATGTTAACGCATAAAGTGAGTGAACTCACCCTTTGACCGCAAAATATATTTTGAAAGGAGCCCCCCATGAAAGAAACCTGTGAAACCAAGACCCGTAAAGAAAAAGACTCCATGGGCGAGGTCGAAGTAGCCGAAAGCGCATACTGGGGAGCGCAAACGCAAAGGTCGCTCGAACATTTTAAGATCGGATCCAAGTCAATGCCGAAAGACCTCATCATAGCGTTCGGCATTTTAAAAAAAGCGGCCGCTAAAGCCAACTTGGAACTGAAACTTCTCGATGAAGAAAAGGCTCGTTTGATTGTGCGGGCAGCCAATGAGATCATCGAAGAAAAATTGATGAACCATTTTCCCTTAAGTGTCTTTCAAACAGGTAGCGGCACCCAAACCAACATGAATGTCAACGAAGTGATCGCCAACAGGGCAATCGAAGAGGCCGGAGGAGTACGCGGAAGCAAAAATCCCATCCATCCCAACGATCATGTGAACATGTCCCAATCATCGAATGACACTTTTCCGACAGCAATGCATATCGCTGCTGTAATGGCAGTTAAAAAAAGCTTGTTACCCGCTCTTGAATCTCTTCAAAAGTCTTTACAAAAGAAGGAAAGAGAATTTGCACATATCATCAAAATTGGCCGGACGCATTTAATGGATGCGGTGCCGATCACTTTGGGGCAGGAATTTTCAGGGTATATCGCCCAGCTTAAATTTGCCGAGGAAGCCATCGTCAACTCTCTGACAGGACTCTACCCGTTGGCGCTTGGAGGGACAGCTGTCGGGACGGGAATCAATGCCCATCCCCGTTTTGCATCGATTGCGACCGAGGAGATCGCAAAAGAAACAAAAGAGCCCTTTAGATCAGCCGAAAACAAATTTGCAGCCTTAAGCTCGCACGATCCTTTCATCGTAGCGGGAGCTGCCCTTAAAACCTTGGCATCCGCCCTTATGAAAATCGCCAACGATATCCGCTGGATGGGTTCCGGGCCAAGAGCCGGCCTTAACGAGCTACTTCTTCCCGAAAATGAACCGGGATCTTCCATCATGCCTGGGAAAGTGAATCCCACGCAATGTGAAGCGCTGACAATGGCAGCTTGTCAAGTTTACGGAAACGAGCTCTCCATCAGCATGGCAGCCTCGCAAGGCAATTTTGAGCTAAACGTCTACAAACCCCTCATTATCCACAACTACCTGGAGGCACTCTATCTTTTGTCGGATGCCATTCGGAGCTTCGAGAAACATCTGATCGAGGGTTTAAAGGCAAACATCAAGACGATGGAAGGTTATCTTGAAAGGTCTCTCATGCTTGTCACTGCTTTGTCGCCCAAGATCGGATACGACAAAGCCGCTCAAATCGCCCACACCGCCCATCATGATGGATTATCGCTTAAAGAGGCCGCGCTGAAAACAGGCTATCTTACAGAGAAAGAATTTGAACAGTGGGTGCGCCCTGAGGCGATGCTCGGACCTGCCGAAGAAAAAAGATAGATTTACCGAAAACTGGCTCAAGATTTGGGCTTGGCAACGAGAAAGATCCCCAAGATTGAAAGTCACCTAATATGAGAAATATGAGGTGGCTTACGATCATTCAATCGCGAGAGTTTTCTCAAAGCCCACATCCCAAGTTTTGAGATACTTTCGGTATAAGCATCCCACTTTAGAATCTGTAGGTGATCGAATGAATAAAGCTGTTGATTAATGACAGCACAAGAGCAAACGCAAGAGCCCACCAAAAGCCATCCACTACAAATCCGGGTACAATCGAACTGACAAGCAGCACGAGGCCTCCAAGGATTACAAACGTAAATAAGCCCAGAGTCAAAATATTGATCGGAAGTGTCAGAATGAGAATGATCGGTCTGATAAAGGTGTTGATGACTCCTAAAACCACAGCAACAACAAGAGCGGTCCAGTAGTCTTTTAAATGAATGCCCGGAAGGATGTAAGCCGTAACGAATACTGCTAAACTATTCAACAGCAGCGCGATTATAATACCCATTTGCCTCCAAGGATGTTTCTTTTTTAGAGCGGGTTTAGAGCCTATCGTAACCGGATGTGCATCAAACTTCGTGTTTGAGACAACTCCATTACATTACTCAATCTGAAGCTTTTACCATTCGACAATATCCTTCGGACAGAAGAGGCGCCCTATCCATGTAGGTCTCTGTCAGCCTTAGAAGCCTGCTTGCAGCAAGTTGTGAACTCAAAGCTTTAACGCACACGCTCACTTAAGCCTAACGCCTCTGATAATTGCAAGCAAATAGAAAGGTGGGAGACTCCCTCCGGCATTGTGCTAACGGATTTGGACTTGTGCTAGATTTGAAATCGGATGATTTGCTAATGCATGCGAGCTATCAGGGTCTGGTACACCGCAAGCGTCTCAAAATTCGAGATTTTGGAGATTTGGTAGGCTTTTGAACCGACGCCTCAATCCTTTTGCTGTGAATTTACGAGGGACAAAGACCTCTGATGATGAAATCTTGAGACTTGCAAAGTTTTAATGCGCATGGCAAAAGGAAATTTCGTACATGACAGACAGGCGGCGCTATGACTTTTCAGCAGGGACTCATCTTAGTCCTGATCAGTATCACACTCCTTCTCACATGGTATATTTTCAGTAATAACTACCTTAGGGACAAAAAGCTAAAGATGGATGACAGCAAACCTCTTTTCAAAGAGAAAATCTCCCTTTCCGATGAGGAGTGGAGGAACAGGCTTCCAGAAAATCGATACCACGTTCTACGACAGGCTGGAACAGAACAGGCTTTCAGCGGTGATTTGTGGGATGAAAAGAAAGAAGGCACTTATTATTGTGCCGGTTGTGGTTTACCCCTCTTTACGTCAGAGGCGAAGTTCGATTCAGGCACAGGGTGGCCAAGCTTTTTCAAGCCGATCAATCAAGAACACGTCGCACTGAAGGATGATTACAAATTATTTGCCAGAAGAACCGAGGTACGCTGCGCCCGGTGCGAA
The sequence above is drawn from the Estrella lausannensis genome and encodes:
- a CDS encoding chalcone isomerase family protein — encoded protein: MQNILKQFILGAALFAAGVLSSEETIADKSTGKTFPVNVSFSHGGKEWNLNATGVSTRTKFFVKVYSVASYIQEGADLNKNNVFNQALNDNLAKQLTQIWVRDVDSKTIKDGYQDTFKKVFSQAQQQALQSQEEQFLGFFNENASVNDKHVLRWIPGGIIEVEINGVKKGEVQSPEFARAVWSIWLGPKSVVNRAQLVSRVGG
- a CDS encoding histone deacetylase, with the translated sequence MDFKVISDSRCLKHETPLYHPESKQRFLTVERALREKGLLNISDLPTPRLAAMEDLLLCHSPQYITTLTHEIERLREGEINLLSTGDVWISPFSFLAAKAAAGSMLAAADHIMGGYCRKVFVNARPPGHHATSDAGMGFCLINNVAVAAAHLLYRHHLQRLLVIDWDVHHGNGTQDIFYRDPRVFYFSTHQEGIYPGTGLASEQGEGEGAGTTMNRPVAAGNGAFAKIQSAFQDLEEAMEKYQPQFVLISAGFDAHELDPLGGLKLKTEDFGWMTTRACLLAKRYAEGRIISVLEGGYSLDGLYSSINIHLEGLI
- a CDS encoding sodium-translocating pyrophosphatase: MNLSFALVIGSGLLAIGYGIYMIRSILSLSAGTAEMQKIASAIQEGASAYLNRQYQVITIVGIAIFALLTWVLGWSVSIGFLIGAVLSGVAGYVGMYISVRANVRTTEAAKGGLEPALDVAFKSGAITGMLVVGLGLIGLTVYYLYLKMSGYADRALLEPLVALGFGASLISIFARLGGGIFTKGADVGADLVGKIEAGIPEDDPRNAAVIADNVGDNVGDCAGMAADLFETYVVTIVGTMLLAGVLFVGDLAPLMDTMMFYPLAIGGICTLASIFGTYFVKLGRTRDIMAALYQGSFATAVFSAFGIGFVTNAMIGFNTTFVIEGTTFTGLNIFYCALTGLVVTGLIMKITEYYTLGKYRPVKSIADASTTGHGTNIIQGIAVSMEATALPVLVVCGAILVSYANGHLYGVAVAATTMLALAGMIVALDAYGPVTDNAGGIAEMAHLPKEVRETTDLLDAVGNTTKAVTKGYAIASAGLAALVLFSAFLEDLQHYFPKVVTQFELQNPYVVVGLFIGGLLPYLFGALSMMAVGRAAGSVVVEVRRQFREIKGLMEGTAKPDYGRAVDLLTKSAIKEMIAPSLLPVLAPVVVFFVIDYVAGRSEAFATLGSMLLGIVVTGLFVGLSMTSGGGAWDNAKKRIEEGYHGGKGSEAHKAAVTGDTVGDPYKDTAGPAINPMIKIANIVALLLLAMLARGA
- a CDS encoding AAA family ATPase, yielding MSTAQISTADRLFVPFQASSFRQETIDKSDWENFFRALRSLDESSESIDLSNLKELLQNLLQQEPDRECKELLKEELAKLKPGSLDLFLMAAWLVSAERGGEGAPKWVSDCLDLEAVKAIIQDKYEGLQDVADYLADCKLKLVESEVEFKDQSWEITKIWKAFVSFLTNIIDIFLIAFTLFDVGKDPQSAWEAQAMLDIYYKFFMIPAVISVLIKLFLPAAGLEVYAITAGVVAVLMVLMTIYIRFLRPCPDTLPHCESNLTLDALQGRIGQVIGREAEIDEMIHMLDNKECKQKNHVLLVGKSGVGKTEIVKGVARRIARGDVPDSLKGRKVFLVNTASLVSGGFFGYADQMKVLLNRIRRLDQVILFFDEVHVALKNKSSLSDFLKPLLDRPDLMCVAATTDHEFKEHIAGGGAEAEADKPKGDPAFLRRFNLMEIKSIEREALLQILLKRQQASSSHVFAETEVLEYLLTKIEEDEDFKKKGQPAFALSVLDLCISSVAKVFEESWKTKKLSDLHAEVEAVRLHATESIQSVKPKRKGQGREIRDASREESENRRIGEMLKNYKKVAATRRALFSSLHETISAVEQGPSSHKEREGLGLFLDMEYHLPTLEKVMDDMDGAIGNLSESEGERVFVKVTQAVVDQTLAKMKIGMQIDQ
- the fumC gene encoding class II fumarate hydratase, whose amino-acid sequence is MKETCETKTRKEKDSMGEVEVAESAYWGAQTQRSLEHFKIGSKSMPKDLIIAFGILKKAAAKANLELKLLDEEKARLIVRAANEIIEEKLMNHFPLSVFQTGSGTQTNMNVNEVIANRAIEEAGGVRGSKNPIHPNDHVNMSQSSNDTFPTAMHIAAVMAVKKSLLPALESLQKSLQKKEREFAHIIKIGRTHLMDAVPITLGQEFSGYIAQLKFAEEAIVNSLTGLYPLALGGTAVGTGINAHPRFASIATEEIAKETKEPFRSAENKFAALSSHDPFIVAGAALKTLASALMKIANDIRWMGSGPRAGLNELLLPENEPGSSIMPGKVNPTQCEALTMAACQVYGNELSISMAASQGNFELNVYKPLIIHNYLEALYLLSDAIRSFEKHLIEGLKANIKTMEGYLERSLMLVTALSPKIGYDKAAQIAHTAHHDGLSLKEAALKTGYLTEKEFEQWVRPEAMLGPAEEKR
- a CDS encoding phage holin family protein, coding for MGIIIALLLNSLAVFVTAYILPGIHLKDYWTALVVAVVLGVINTFIRPIILILTLPINILTLGLFTFVILGGLVLLVSSIVPGFVVDGFWWALAFALVLSLINSFIHSITYRF
- the msrB gene encoding peptide-methionine (R)-S-oxide reductase MsrB; this translates as MTFQQGLILVLISITLLLTWYIFSNNYLRDKKLKMDDSKPLFKEKISLSDEEWRNRLPENRYHVLRQAGTEQAFSGDLWDEKKEGTYYCAGCGLPLFTSEAKFDSGTGWPSFFKPINQEHVALKDDYKLFARRTEVRCARCESHLGHVFDDGPAPTGKRYCMNSLSLQFKEEESP